The following are encoded in a window of Brettanomyces bruxellensis chromosome 9, complete sequence genomic DNA:
- the GAP2_1 gene encoding amino acid permease, translating into MITTEIGKDLKAPVETSVSPVQESASQESSPYKDESVSTWQRFKDSFKAAEVESVDNNLTTVEKSNIRSAKAPLQRKLKSRHLQMIAIGGSIGTGLFVGSGSALASGGPAALLIAWILTGVMMYSTVQALGELAVTFPVSGSFVQYNTRFISPIWGFCMAWNYALQWLVVLPLELVACSLTIKYWNTSVNSAAWVAIFYVAISGINMFGIRGYGEAEFVFSLCKVLAIIGFIILGIVLNCGGGPIKGYIGGKYWSDPGAFANGFKGVCSVFVTAAFSFAGTELCGLAAAETANPRKSLPSATKQVFWRITLFYIISLTLIGVLVPYNDPQLLDGSSSVDAKASPFVIAIKNHGIKGLPSVMNAVIMIAVLSVGNSSVFGCSRCLASLAEMGMAPKSFGFIDRMGRPMVGIGISLLFGLLCFLAASPQEGTVFTWLLALSGLSSVFTWGSICACHLRFRAALELQGRNTGELAFTSQCGKIGSWFGVILNVLILIAQFYVALFPIGAEPSADAFFESYLTVPVLIAFIVFYLFWKKDFLIYIKTKDLDIDTGRREMDLDRVKQEVAEEKAYIKSKPFYYRLYKFWC; encoded by the coding sequence ATGATCACTACAGAAATAGGAAAGGATTTGAAGGCTCCTGTGGAGACATCTGTTTCGCCTGTCCAGGAATCTGCATCTCAGGAAAGTAGTCCATACAAGGATGAGAGTGTTTCAACCTGGCAGCGGTTCAAGGATTCGTTCAAGGCTGCCGAGGTTGAATCCGTCGATAATAATTTGACTACAGTTGAGAAGTCAAATATTCGTTCTGCAAAAGCTCCACTTCAACGTAAGTTGAAGAGCAGACATTTGCAGATGATTGCTATTGGTGGTTCCATCGGTACAGGTTTGTTTGTTGGTTCTGGTAGTGCTCTTGCATCTGGTGGTCCGGCGGCTCTTTTGATTGCTTGGATACTTACTGGTGTGATGATGTATTCTACTGTTCAGGCCCTTGGAGAATTGGCTGTCACTTTCCCAGTCAGTGGTTCGTTTGTTCAATATAACACGCGTTTCATTTCTCCAATCTGGGGCTTCTGTATGGCTTGGAATTATGCATTGCAATGGTTAGTTGTTCTTCCTTTAGAGTTGGTGGCTTGTTCTTTGACTATCAAATACTGGAATACAAGTGTTAACTCTGCCGCTTGGGTGGCAATCTTTTACGTCGCCATTTCTGGAATTAACATGTTTGGAATTAGAGGTTATGGTGAAGCAGAGTTTGTTTTCTCATTGTGCAAGGTTCTTGCCATTATTGGATTTATTATCCTTGGAATTGTGTTGAATTGTGGTGGTGGTCCAATCAAGGGCTATATTGGAGGTAAATACTGGAGCGACCCAGGTGCATTTGCAAATGGATTCAAAGGTGTTTGTAGTGTGTTTGTTACAGCagcattttcttttgcagGTACTGAGTTGTGCGGTTTGGCTGCAGCAGAGACTGCTAATCCAAGGAAATCCCTTCCATCAGCAACAAAGCAAGTGTTTTGGAGAATTACTCTATTCTATATTATTTCCTTGACTTTGATCGGTGTGTTGGTTCCATACAATGATCCTCAACTTTTGGATGGCTCTTCCTCAGTTGATGCTAAGGCTTCGCCATTCGTTATTGCAATCAAAAATCATGGTATTAAAGGATTACCATCTGTTATGAATGCCGTCATTATGATTGCTGTTCTTTCTGTTGGTAACTCTTCTGTCTTCGGCTGCTCAAGATGTCTTGCATCTCTTGCCGAGATGGGTATGGCTCCAAAGAGCTTTGGTTTCATAGATAGAATGGGAAGACCAATGGTTGGCATTGGTATTTCTCTTCTATTTGGtttgctttgcttcttGGCTGCTTCACCTCAGGAAGGTACAGTCTTTACGTGGTTGTTGGCTTTGTCAGGTTTGTCGTCGGTGTTCACTTGGGGTTCCATTTGTGCCTGCCATTTGAGATTCAGAGCAGCTTTGGAACTTCAGGGTAGGAATACAGGCGAATTGGCATTCACTTCACAATGTGGAAAGATTGGTTCATGGTTTGGTGTTATTCTTAATGTCCTTATCTTGATTGCTCAATTTTATGTCGCATTGTTCCCTATCGGTGCTGAACCAAGTGCCGACGCCTTCTTTGAATCTTACTTGACGGTTCCAGTTTTGATTGCTTTCATTGTCTTCTACCTCTTCTGGAAGAAAGATTTCTTGATTTATATCAAGACGAAGGATCTCGATATTGATACAGGTAGAAGAGAGATGGATCTAGATCGTGTCAAGCAGGAGGTTGCTGAAGAGAAGGCATACATCAAAAGCAAGCCTTTCTACTATCGTCTGTACAAGTTCTGGTGTTGA